The Chanodichthys erythropterus isolate Z2021 chromosome 5, ASM2448905v1, whole genome shotgun sequence sequence ACTTCTTGCACTGAGAAATTACATTCCAAGCGAGTTTGCTCGAAGGCCACGGGTTCTGGCTGAAAGATGTAGGTGGAAAGCCACAGAACTACGCCAATTCTTGTTGTACACTGGTCCAGTTGTGCTGAGGGGTATTCTGCAGCCTCAGATCTATGACAACTTCATGCTGTTGTCAGTAGGCGTGTATATTTTGGCAAGTCCACAATATTGTATGGAGTTGAATGACTTTGCTAAAACTCTTTTGGTGTCATTCGTTGAACACTTTGGCCTGCTTTACGGTGAGGAGTTTTTGGTATACAATATTCATGGTCTGGTGCATCTCAGTGATGATGTCAAAGTCCATGGTAATTTAGACCTTATATCAGCATTTCCCTTTGAAAATTTCTTAGGAAAACTAAAAAAATTGGTTCGAGGTCCACTTAATCCTTTGACTCAGGTGATACGAAGATTATCAGAGATGGAAAATGACAGCTACAGTTCTGATGTTAAAGAGGCAACTCAAAAACTGGAAAATGAGCATATGGATGGGCCAGTGCCAGAATGCTTCTCACAACAAGTTCGTCAATATAGAGTGCTTGCTACAGATGATGTAGTTGTGAAGGTCAAAGAGAGAGATTGTTGCatcaaaattgataaaaagttgTTGTTAGTCCAGAACATTGTTGAGGATAAAGGAATAGTGTACATTGTGGCCAATGAATATAAACAGGTGGAACACTTCTTTACATATCCTATTGACTCAAGAGAGCTGGGAATTTTTGTTGTTTCCAACCTCTCTACTAACATCAAATGTTTCATGGTTAGAAATAAGCCCCAGAAGTATGTGAGACTACCATTCCAAAACCGATTTGTTGTTGTTCCACTATTGCATTGAGACAAATAGCCCTTTTGTTTTAGCATTTCAGTTGGCTAAAGAGTATGTTACTGTGGTTTCAATTTTTTCTCATTAGATGTTTCACATAGTTGTTTTTGACAACACCAATGAGGTTGAAGTTGTACCTTCCATTTGGATGAAAAATGGAGAGTGCATGTGGCCTCCAAATAAAACTGATGTAGCAAAAGCTGTAAAATTACAAGAATGTCCTGGAGATGAATGGAAGCCCCATAAGGCCAGAATTATTTACACATCACGTAAGTTACATTAATTCACCTCTTTCTTCAAACTGAACTAGTGTTATGTATTacttaaaattgcttttttttttttttttttttttaatttcccagATGACTACAATGAAGCTAGACGGAAACTTCCTCAAGCTGTTGATCACACTGACATTGGAAGTGATGGAGGGAACTCaccaattaaatttaaaagaagAAGAATGTAGGGGGAAGaatgtgtttcattgtttttttttttgtttttgtttttttattattaattggtGGTGcacaacatttactaataattGCATATCTTGAAATGATGATATATGTTCTTAGACCTAAAAACAATTTTTTCCCCggagaggatgatgatgatgagatgGAAAGCactgtgaaagaaaaaaaatcaaaaaaaggGTAAGAACCTACTgctattttaaattatagtgtattttattataccAGATAAAGTGCTAAGATCTGTTGTACTTCTAAGCAGAAAGTATCCATTGCCCAATGCTCCAAAGATCGTCAGACAGCACAAAAGTCCTGCATTAGAACCAGTAAAGCAAAACATCCCCAAGCTTCACCAAAGAGGCCACGGTGTTCCTGAATGTCACTATGATGACATGGAAGGCACCCTGGAAGGAACAATGTCAAGAAAAGGGTAGGAAGCttcagtatttttaaaaattttatacACTTTATCACAGCAGATAAAGGACTaacatattttgtacatttgagCAGAAAGTATTCATTGCCCAGTGCTCCAAAGATCAGTAGGCAGCACACCACTCCTGCATTAGACCCAGGAAAGCAAAACAGCCCCAAGCTCCACCCAAAAGACCACAGCACTGCTGACATCCACCCAAAAGACCACAGCACTCCTCAGGTCCACCCAAAAGGCCACAGTGCTGCTGACCTCCACCCAAAAGACCACAGCACTCCTGACCTCCATCGAAGAGGCTACTGCACTCCTGAGCTTTACTCAAGTGATGACAGCACTCCTGACCTCTACCCAAGAGGCCATAGCAGTCCTGAGCACAACCCAAGAGGCCACAGCACTCCTGACCTCTACCCAAGAGGCCATAGCAGTCCTGAGCACAACCCAAGAGACCATAGCAGGCACATTATCACTGAGCGCTGTACATCGAGG is a genomic window containing:
- the LOC137020826 gene encoding serine/arginine repetitive matrix protein 2-like isoform X2, whose protein sequence is MFHIVVFDNTNEVEVVPSIWMKNGECMWPPNKTDVAKAVKLQECPGDEWKPHKARIIYTSHDYNEARRKLPQAVDHTDIGSDGGNSPIKFKRRRIPKNNFFPGEDDDDEMESTVKEKKSKKGKYPLPNAPKIVRQHKSPALEPVKQNIPKLHQRGHGVPECHYDDMEGTLEGTMSRKGKYSLPSAPKISRQHTTPALDPGKQNSPKLHPKDHSTADIHPKDHSTPQVHPKGHSAADLHPKDHSTPDLHRRGYCTPELYSSDDSTPDLYPRGHSSPEHNPRGHSTPDLYPRGHSSPEHNPRDHSRHIITERCTSRHISSEIRPLRHVSSEIHTSSSISTETGRSSHASSESHRPSHAAPSLVPSKHIEPHQTREQTSSLQTSLLRNILTKQEMMMDQLRIIFKTLQSMKSADETETVLDRNLLPLKDVSSLQEMEEQLHSNPDLQKQLVNTLALKGGVDVHECIWRIMQGLITNSLAQKINMRGINGKIGFQRLRLRDVVIAAVRRNRLTSAATEKDIDSTIKRWLYLAPDRDGGRRERMKRKECQESTTG